ATGCCGTTAGATCGATACTCAAACGCAACACGATCTCCGAAGACGATTTTCTTTGGGCGTATCGAGCAATTGACATGCTCTGTGCAAAAAAAGGTAAGAAAAAGCCAATTACAACCCATCCAAGGCTACAGCACATAATTGATACTGCAGCGGAGCAAATCGATGCTTTAGGTGTTGAGAACTCACGTTTCCTGATTGCGAACTTGAGGAACATCAATAAGCCGCCCGCCAGGAACTCTTTTATTAACTTTTACGCAGTAGCACCGAGCCCGAACATAGAAAGATTTTTTGGGCTAAATCGTAGTTTTGCGGAAACAGTCACTAAGCTGCGCAACCATCTGACTCACGGCAATCCTCGTCCAAGGAACCCACGAGCCCTTAATCAATGTATTTACCACGCTAGAGAACTATTATTTTTCTCCGTATTTCTTAGCGTGCTTGATGACCTTGAGATACCATACGCAAGGGGTGACTACACGCCGATTCCTAAGATCACTAACAATGCATTCGAATTCCTCAATGCTGGCGGGTTTGAGACGCTATTTTGAAGTTATCGTATCTTGAGTCGACAAGCCTTCCGGCTCGGCCATAATCGTCTGGCAATGCAGCTTGGAAGCTTGGAGTCCTGCATGTCCATCCCGACACTGATCTTCCGCACCATCCGCTGGTCGGCCTGGGAAGGCTGTGAGGCGGGCATGGAGCATGTGGACGTGCGGCCCGCCGATGGCGGGCTCACCATCTCGGGCGTCGTGATCGCGCGGGAAGACGAGACCGAGTACGGCCTCTCCTATCGGCTCAAGCTCGATGCCCTGTGGCGCACCAAGGAGGTGATCCTCAGAACGACGGCCGGGCATGTGCTGCATCTGGAAAGCGACGGCCAGGGGCACTGGCAGGAGAACGGCAAGGTCCGGCCGGACTTCCAGGGCTGCATCGATATCGACATCCAGGCGACGCCGCTCACCAACACGCTCCCCATCCGGCGCCTCGACCTGGAGACCGGCGAGAGCACGGATATCCGCCTGTGCTACATCGCCGTCCCCGACTTGATCGTCACCTCGGCCAACCAGCGTTACACCGCGCTCGATGCAGGCACGCTCTACCGCTTCGAGGGTCTGGAGAGCGGATTCACTGCCGACCTGCCTGTCGACGAGGACGGGTTCGTTCTCGATTATCCCGGCTTGTTCAAGCGCCTGGGTTAAGTGTTACGCCTTAACCGTGACATCCGGGCACAGGCGATCGCGCTGGCGCCGTGCTACTTTTTCCTTTAAGTCTTTGATATCACATGTAGTTTTTAGTCATTCTAAACTAGAACAACAAATGATCGTCTGTTCCTGCAACATCCTCTCCGACGGCGATGTCAAAGCCTGCCTCAAGCCGGGACCGGAATGCCCCCGCACTCCGGCGCAGGTCTATCGCTGTCTCGGCTGCAGCCCCAATTGCGGGCGCTGCGCACGGACGATCCGTGCCATCATGGACCAAGCCCTGATCGACGCGGGCGTGGAGCCCATCGCGGCCTGCAATCGCGGCTGCTGCCCGACTACGCTCGAGAAGGCTGCGGCCGAACCCACCCTTTGAACAAAAGGACTTTCACCCTAATTCATAAATCCTCTAAAGAGAGACCCGGCGCGTCCGGCGCCGCATGGACGAGAGGGTAGGATGAAGGGTGATCCCAAGGTAATCGAGTATCTCAATCGCGGCCTGCGCAGCGAGCTGACGGCGGTCAACCAGTACTGGCTGCATTACCGGCTCCTGGACGATTGGGGATACAAGGAACTTGCGAAAGCCTGGCGCAAGGAATCCATCGAAGAGATGCACCATGCGGACCGCTTCATCGAGCGGATCATCTTCCTCGAGGGCTTCGCCAACCTGCAGGTGCTCGATCCCCTGCGCATCGGCCAGAACATCCAGGAAATCCTCGAATCC
This region of Microvirga mediterraneensis genomic DNA includes:
- a CDS encoding putative glycolipid-binding domain-containing protein translates to MSIPTLIFRTIRWSAWEGCEAGMEHVDVRPADGGLTISGVVIAREDETEYGLSYRLKLDALWRTKEVILRTTAGHVLHLESDGQGHWQENGKVRPDFQGCIDIDIQATPLTNTLPIRRLDLETGESTDIRLCYIAVPDLIVTSANQRYTALDAGTLYRFEGLESGFTADLPVDEDGFVLDYPGLFKRLG
- a CDS encoding (2Fe-2S)-binding protein, coding for MIVCSCNILSDGDVKACLKPGPECPRTPAQVYRCLGCSPNCGRCARTIRAIMDQALIDAGVEPIAACNRGCCPTTLEKAAAEPTL
- the bfr gene encoding bacterioferritin, whose product is MKGDPKVIEYLNRGLRSELTAVNQYWLHYRLLDDWGYKELAKAWRKESIEEMHHADRFIERIIFLEGFANLQVLDPLRIGQNIQEILESDLAAEYDARNLYGEAAAYCDSIGDRVSKNLFEELMTDEEGHIDFLETQLTLVEQVGIELYAQKHIGGVKDED